A stretch of Eleutherodactylus coqui strain aEleCoq1 chromosome 2, aEleCoq1.hap1, whole genome shotgun sequence DNA encodes these proteins:
- the LOC136610115 gene encoding putative olfactory receptor 2B8: MVTWNSTTVDEFILVGVTGSQDLQILLFIVFLTCYLVSLLGNALIIWLSNVNPRLHKPMYFFLRNLSFLDICFTSSVVPKMLINILSVKKTISYNACFTQMCVHLSLGGTECFLLLTMAYDRYVAICSPLRYTHIMHPILCIKMAAASWVGGFINAIVHTGITLLLPFCSRNVVNHFFCELPSLLELACTDTSPNKIFIFFSAIVVAAAPFFFILITYVNIISSIMKIRTTRGRKKAFSTCASHVFVVTLFYGTIFFIYLRPGTVHVTNQDKVATLFYSVITPMLNPLIYTLRNKDVKLTLKETIRKNVFLRKTIYHLSMEYTINEYSKY, translated from the exons ATGGTCACATGGAATTCCACCACCGTGGACGAGTTCATCCTTGTAGGAGTAACCGGCAGCCAGGACTTGCAGATATTACTATTTATTGTCTTTCTTACATGCTACTTAGTTTCCTTGCTAGGTAATGCATTAATAATTTGGCTCAGTAACGTAAACCCTCGACTCCACAAACCAATGTACTTCTTCTTGAGAAATCTCTCCTTCTTAGATATCTGCTTCACATCAAGTGTTGTTCCTAAAATGCTCATAAATATCTTATCAGTCAAGAAAACTATATCTTATAATGCTTGTTTCACCCAAATGTGCGTTCATCTTTCTCTAGGAGGCACGGAGTGTTTTTTATTGTTGACAATGGCCTATGACAGGTATGTGGCTATATGTAGCCCCTTACGGTACACTCATATTATGCATCCCATTTTGTGCATTAAGATGGCAGCTGCATCCTGGGTTGGAGGTTTTATAAACGCCATAGTACACACAGGGATCACATTACTATTACCTTTCTGTAGCCGAAATGTTGTGAAccattttttctgtgagttacCCTCATTGTTAGAGCTGGCTTGTACAGATACATCTCCTAATAagattttcattttcttctctgCTATAGTGGTAGCTGCTGCCccatttttcttcattcttattaCTTATGTCAATATCATTTCCAGCATAATGAAGATTCGGACAACTAGAGGACGGAAAAAAGCTTTTTCCACTTGTGCTTCACATGTTTTTGTAGTCACATTATTTTATGGCACCATTTTCTTCATATATTTGAGACCTGGGACTGTTCATGTCACCAACCAAGACAAAGTTGCCACCTTGTTCTACAGTGTTATAACCCCAATGCTAAATCCACTTATTTATACTTTAAGAAACAAAGATGTAAAATTAACGCTGAAAGAAACCATAAGAAAGAAT GTCTTTCTCAGAAAaaccatttatcacctatccatggaGTATACGATAAATGAATATTCG AAATACTAA